From Bacillus sp. Bos-x628, the proteins below share one genomic window:
- a CDS encoding phage portal protein, which produces MNEFLQHLRKSEITGEVIQAIIDAHKEKRSMMISQYERYKASIEGVPILRRDAFQLEHQEDFETGAILRIDDRVNNRLNNGFDSEIVDTKIGYMFGHPITYEVDKNKVKSNALEEAINRFNLLNTIEDADSELGKKAAICGYATRLAYVDKSGEVRTINIDPWEVAVIGNNITEPEYALRYYEVTTWIDGKQIKRDKAEFYDSSQVYYFEKLENGWTLVDILKHLFDHCPLFGLPNNDELMGDAEKVYSLIDAYDRTLSDASNEIEQLRLAYIIFKGAGADEETLENLKKHGVFELFGENDDVKFLTKDINDTMIENHLNRLEENIMRFSKSVNFSDEAFGGNLTGVAMRYKLMALENKCITMERKMTAALRYQYKLLCSAWSRKNAAIRGDDYLKVWFTFTRNLPANIAEEAETTAKLKGLVSEETRLSLLTFVDDVQYELDRMNEEKIDSIYSFDEEIETEPRPAGSREKTENIDM; this is translated from the coding sequence ATGAATGAGTTTTTACAGCATTTAAGAAAGAGTGAAATAACGGGAGAGGTCATTCAAGCCATTATTGATGCACATAAAGAGAAACGCTCTATGATGATAAGTCAATATGAAAGATACAAAGCATCTATCGAGGGTGTGCCAATCCTACGAAGGGATGCTTTTCAATTGGAGCATCAAGAAGACTTTGAAACAGGTGCGATATTAAGGATAGATGATCGAGTCAATAATCGCTTAAACAATGGCTTTGACAGTGAAATTGTTGATACAAAAATAGGTTACATGTTTGGTCATCCTATCACTTATGAGGTGGACAAAAACAAAGTTAAATCAAACGCTTTAGAAGAAGCGATCAATAGATTTAATCTACTCAACACCATTGAAGATGCTGACAGCGAATTAGGAAAGAAAGCGGCTATTTGTGGTTATGCTACTCGATTGGCTTATGTCGATAAGTCAGGCGAAGTACGAACCATAAATATTGATCCGTGGGAAGTAGCCGTTATCGGAAATAATATAACCGAACCTGAATATGCTCTTAGGTACTATGAGGTAACAACCTGGATAGACGGAAAGCAGATAAAACGTGACAAAGCGGAGTTTTATGATTCTTCTCAAGTTTACTATTTTGAGAAGCTTGAAAATGGATGGACATTAGTTGATATTCTTAAACATCTATTCGACCACTGTCCTTTATTTGGCTTGCCAAACAACGACGAGCTTATGGGTGATGCTGAAAAGGTTTATTCATTGATTGATGCCTATGACCGTACATTATCAGACGCATCAAATGAGATTGAGCAGTTGCGTCTTGCTTACATTATCTTTAAGGGTGCGGGAGCTGACGAGGAAACACTCGAAAACCTCAAAAAGCATGGAGTCTTTGAGCTTTTTGGTGAAAACGATGATGTAAAGTTTCTGACCAAAGACATAAACGACACAATGATTGAAAATCACTTGAATCGTTTAGAAGAAAACATTATGCGTTTTTCAAAGTCTGTGAATTTCTCAGATGAAGCTTTTGGCGGTAACCTAACTGGGGTGGCGATGCGCTACAAACTCATGGCTTTAGAAAACAAATGTATCACTATGGAGCGGAAAATGACTGCCGCATTGAGGTATCAATATAAATTACTGTGCTCTGCTTGGTCAAGGAAAAACGCCGCTATCAGAGGTGATGATTATTTGAAGGTGTGGTTTACATTTACACGAAACCTTCCAGCGAACATTGCAGAAGAAGCAGAAACAACAGCGAAACTCAAAGGTCTTGTAAGTGAAGAAACAAGGCTGTCACTTCTTACATTCGTTGATGATGTGCAATACGAATTAGATCGAATGAATGAAGAGAAAATCGATTCTATTTATAGTTTCGATGAGGAGATAGAGACTGAACCACGACCTGCCGGAAGTCGTGAAAAGACGGAAAACATTGACATGTAG
- a CDS encoding phage major capsid protein, with amino-acid sequence MPTFNPKTVLLQDAVNGKVPTEHSEIVLKEFMQTSAISQLAKYEPMTKPEKTFTYLASGPGAYWVGEGERIETSTAKWLTAKMTTKKLGVIIPVSKEFLRYTVSDFFTQMQDPIRAAFAIKFDQAALFGKNSPFEKGVSIMERIDASGQKIELGSGAGNGSTIYDDLAAAMALIEDADKDPDAFTTIRTFRQKLRASKDNNGLPLFNQVTADAVPQALGLPIGFVNSESWDKSKAELITGAWDYARYGILQDIEYTISTDATLTTAVDENNVPINLFERDMFALRATMQVGFTTLADDAFAAITPKGAAGE; translated from the coding sequence ATGCCAACATTTAATCCGAAAACAGTTTTGTTACAAGATGCAGTAAATGGAAAGGTTCCAACAGAACATTCAGAGATTGTTTTGAAAGAGTTCATGCAAACTTCTGCAATTTCTCAACTAGCAAAATATGAACCAATGACAAAACCTGAAAAGACATTCACATACCTAGCTTCAGGTCCGGGAGCTTACTGGGTTGGTGAAGGTGAACGAATCGAAACCAGCACTGCTAAATGGCTAACAGCAAAGATGACAACCAAGAAGCTTGGGGTAATCATTCCCGTTTCAAAAGAGTTTTTAAGATACACTGTTTCAGACTTCTTTACTCAAATGCAAGACCCGATTAGAGCAGCATTTGCAATTAAATTTGATCAAGCCGCTTTATTTGGTAAAAATTCACCTTTTGAAAAAGGTGTATCTATCATGGAAAGAATTGATGCATCTGGTCAAAAAATTGAATTGGGTTCAGGAGCAGGCAATGGGTCAACTATTTATGATGATTTGGCGGCGGCTATGGCTCTAATTGAAGATGCAGACAAAGACCCTGATGCTTTTACAACAATTCGAACGTTTCGTCAGAAGCTAAGAGCATCAAAAGATAACAATGGGTTGCCATTATTTAATCAAGTCACAGCAGATGCAGTGCCTCAAGCATTGGGCTTACCTATTGGTTTTGTTAACAGTGAATCTTGGGATAAATCAAAGGCAGAATTAATTACAGGCGCTTGGGATTATGCTCGTTACGGAATCTTGCAAGATATCGAGTATACGATCTCAACTGATGCTACGCTCACTACAGCAGTAGATGAAAATAATGTACCTATCAATCTATTTGAAAGAGACATGTTTGCTCTTCGTGCAACTATGCAAGTAGGGTTCACTACTTTAGCTGATGATGCATTTGCTGCTATCACGCCAAAAGGAGCTGCTGGTGAGTGA
- a CDS encoding PBSX family phage terminase large subunit, producing the protein MELNKKQKEVWECFIKERPKILLCSGAKRAGKTFVLLLAFLAHISKFQNKGLSFIIGGATQAAIKRNVLNDLELILEKELKLDKANAVEIFGNRVYCFDGANVDSWKKARGFTSAGAFLNEATALHDSFVKEVISRCSYKGAMVLMDTNPENPMHTVKKDYIDKDGQRLKNGRLNIRAFHFSLFDNNFLDPEYVESIIASTPSGMFTDRDIYGYWVAPEGVIYKDFNKDVHYIQSDQLDQVNFVKYFAGVDWGYEHFGSIIVIGEDDKQNYYLLEEHAAQHEEIDYWVKVAKDIKERYGSINFYCDTARPEHVVRFRRERIRALNADKAVVSGIEEVAGLFKKNRLFVVEDRVKRFKQEIFMYVWNQKTGDPVKEWDDVLDAVRYALYTHNKPMRRKGER; encoded by the coding sequence TTGGAATTGAATAAGAAGCAGAAAGAGGTCTGGGAATGCTTCATAAAAGAGCGTCCTAAAATACTTTTGTGTAGTGGAGCAAAGAGAGCAGGAAAAACATTCGTGCTCCTTTTGGCATTCCTAGCACACATAAGCAAGTTTCAAAACAAGGGGCTTTCATTTATCATTGGCGGTGCTACTCAAGCAGCTATCAAACGTAACGTATTAAATGATCTTGAATTGATATTAGAAAAGGAATTGAAACTCGACAAAGCAAATGCTGTTGAGATATTTGGTAATCGAGTCTATTGCTTTGATGGTGCTAATGTCGACTCGTGGAAAAAGGCAAGAGGTTTTACGTCTGCCGGTGCATTCTTAAATGAAGCAACCGCTCTGCACGATTCATTTGTAAAGGAAGTTATATCCCGTTGCTCATACAAAGGCGCAATGGTTTTAATGGATACAAACCCTGAAAACCCAATGCACACAGTTAAAAAAGATTACATTGACAAAGACGGGCAACGACTTAAAAACGGGAGACTAAACATAAGAGCTTTCCATTTTTCCCTGTTTGATAATAACTTTCTTGACCCCGAATACGTAGAGAGTATAATCGCATCAACACCGAGCGGTATGTTTACGGATAGGGATATTTATGGCTATTGGGTTGCGCCAGAAGGCGTAATATACAAAGACTTTAACAAAGATGTGCATTACATCCAGTCAGATCAATTAGATCAAGTCAACTTTGTAAAATACTTCGCTGGGGTTGACTGGGGGTATGAACATTTTGGTTCCATCATTGTTATTGGTGAGGATGATAAGCAAAATTATTATCTCTTGGAAGAGCACGCAGCGCAGCATGAAGAAATAGATTACTGGGTCAAAGTGGCGAAAGATATAAAAGAGCGATACGGCAGCATTAACTTTTATTGTGATACCGCTCGGCCAGAACATGTTGTTAGGTTCAGGCGTGAAAGGATAAGAGCCTTGAATGCTGATAAGGCTGTAGTGTCTGGTATAGAGGAGGTAGCAGGCTTGTTCAAAAAGAACAGGCTTTTTGTCGTTGAAGACAGGGTGAAACGTTTCAAACAAGAAATATTCATGTATGTATGGAATCAAAAGACGGGTGACCCAGTTAAAGAATGGGACGATGTGCTCGATGCTGTGAGGTATGCCCTTTATACACATAATAAACCGATGAGGCGCAAAGGAGAGAGGTGA
- a CDS encoding transcriptional regulator, translated as MTKFVFESIDELREFMDKEVITTSEAIEIIGCSRQNLKQLVDYKTLIPIKTTNRDRLFLRKDIEGYKKKR; from the coding sequence ATGACTAAATTTGTTTTTGAAAGTATTGACGAGCTGAGAGAATTCATGGATAAAGAAGTCATTACGACATCTGAAGCCATTGAGATTATCGGATGCAGCCGGCAGAATCTTAAGCAGCTGGTTGATTACAAAACATTGATTCCGATTAAAACTACAAACAGAGATCGCCTATTCTTGAGAAAAGATATTGAAGGCTATAAAAAGAAACGTTGA
- a CDS encoding phage minor head protein, whose amino-acid sequence MDKEQTEKELLKPLNRKTKEFLRKLKRLFQRASKDLLSKLTALFVKLDQTKEPTLADANRHGDLTRLKWEITSLISDLSAKVKAMIIEFLEEIYESSYNWLILGFLATLGITLAQPKITLNQANLPAEWTSWDVRKAISSKQMYKAIETDRKKTIQQINKTIERGFIERKHFAQVAKELQSDVGLSYNRSKRIVNTEMHRIREKATLDAAKKAQSRGIDMKKTWHNVGDERVRETKYADHVHLEGQERMINEPFDLGINKNGVHVTAEAPGQSGDPSNDINCRCFATYEPVF is encoded by the coding sequence GTGGATAAAGAACAAACTGAAAAAGAGCTTTTGAAGCCGTTGAACCGTAAAACCAAGGAATTCTTACGGAAACTCAAGCGGCTTTTTCAGCGTGCTTCAAAAGATTTGCTGTCAAAGCTGACGGCGTTATTCGTCAAGCTTGATCAAACCAAAGAACCGACTCTTGCTGACGCTAACCGACACGGTGATCTAACTCGGTTAAAGTGGGAAATCACATCGTTGATTAGTGATCTTTCAGCAAAAGTCAAAGCTATGATCATAGAATTTCTTGAAGAAATCTACGAATCATCTTACAACTGGCTTATCCTTGGCTTTTTGGCTACGTTAGGAATTACACTTGCACAGCCAAAAATAACACTCAATCAGGCTAATTTACCTGCTGAATGGACTTCTTGGGACGTTCGGAAGGCTATTAGTAGTAAACAGATGTACAAAGCCATTGAAACCGATCGCAAAAAGACAATACAGCAGATTAACAAGACAATTGAACGTGGTTTTATTGAGCGGAAACACTTTGCTCAGGTAGCCAAAGAGCTGCAGTCTGATGTCGGTCTGAGTTACAACCGTTCAAAGCGCATAGTAAATACAGAAATGCATCGCATAAGGGAAAAAGCAACGCTCGACGCTGCTAAAAAAGCTCAGTCGAGGGGCATTGACATGAAAAAGACCTGGCACAACGTTGGTGATGAAAGAGTACGAGAAACAAAATATGCTGATCATGTCCATTTAGAAGGTCAAGAACGCATGATAAATGAGCCGTTTGACCTGGGCATCAATAAAAATGGTGTTCATGTAACGGCAGAAGCGCCGGGACAAAGCGGTGATCCATCAAATGATATTAATTGCCGATGTTTTGCGACATATGAACCGGTCTTTTGA
- a CDS encoding phage head-tail connector protein has translation MDLAELKVRLGIPAEDTSQDAKLQIDLEDAISFVKEECNNSFVGPDGVESLPGPVKKGIALMIEIDRESPKGVQAESIGGMSKTYTADDVRYKPAFDFFHPYKKIRFKPLR, from the coding sequence ATGGACTTGGCAGAATTAAAAGTCAGACTAGGGATTCCAGCTGAAGACACCTCTCAGGATGCAAAGTTACAAATAGACCTTGAAGACGCGATTTCTTTCGTTAAGGAGGAGTGCAATAACTCTTTTGTTGGGCCAGATGGGGTTGAATCATTACCAGGTCCCGTGAAGAAGGGAATTGCTCTCATGATTGAAATTGATCGAGAAAGCCCAAAAGGTGTTCAAGCTGAATCAATTGGCGGAATGAGCAAGACATACACTGCGGATGACGTTAGGTATAAGCCTGCGTTTGATTTTTTTCATCCATACAAAAAAATCCGTTTTAAACCATTGAGGTGA
- a CDS encoding sigma-70 family RNA polymerase sigma factor, producing MQDLIIEYKRALKEARKMYRAFSETPENEMTAEQKNDKKIIGSMISDIEFTLEWLQNGRQPGARRGADRRDVYQRTILADPRIIDAMPEEYAINQEPEGEVSDWDKERIADALSVLTEREKDIFIMHTVQNMSFEEIAQLLNIKKGTVQKNIERSRLKMKNRINYSLFCLA from the coding sequence ATGCAGGATTTAATCATTGAATACAAAAGAGCGTTAAAAGAAGCGAGAAAGATGTATCGGGCATTCTCGGAAACACCAGAAAATGAAATGACAGCAGAACAAAAGAACGATAAGAAAATCATTGGTAGTATGATCAGCGATATTGAATTCACTCTCGAATGGCTGCAGAACGGAAGACAACCAGGAGCACGCCGGGGAGCTGACAGAAGGGACGTTTATCAAAGAACGATTCTTGCTGATCCACGTATCATTGATGCAATGCCAGAAGAATATGCGATCAATCAGGAGCCAGAAGGAGAGGTAAGCGATTGGGACAAAGAAAGAATTGCTGATGCCCTTTCGGTACTCACTGAAAGAGAGAAGGACATTTTCATCATGCATACTGTGCAAAACATGTCTTTCGAAGAGATCGCCCAGCTGCTGAACATAAAAAAAGGAACAGTGCAGAAAAACATTGAGCGTTCCCGTTTGAAAATGAAAAATAGAATTAATTATAGTTTGTTTTGTTTAGCATAA
- a CDS encoding HIRAN domain-containing protein, translating into MRNPENGKIAMFKIPRENRGEHWAEKVCSEIAKVIGFECAEVDIARRNGAIGCLSYFFVNKSAGYNHYDGGNFFPVNYDYEKNNGYNIQLIFEVLSRFDLFMDFLKIIVFDALVGNGDRHQDNWGITRHEKHDEEFISPLYDNSASLGRELTDEVAKNYNSSESDFLRFIYRGKGKIGWLDKKKENHFLMLKRLLSIFPAEVKNNIDKINSLTDDEIERIVTGIPEDVITKNQKCFVINYIKKRKEIILKIGDKMNKEIDNLLMIWKDEESRSRFVVGELKYNSESDTYIFKYKKPEVYEAKKNGFKDYPNFPNIDVIYKSEGKLFVSIKNRLPKPKRKDYPQILDRYGLESTATELEILEATRGRLATDNFEFIQSIKYKKDSPFEVVFDLAGARYGEIQENADKINIDDQVKLESEPDNQYDEYAVAVFTKDNKRIGYVPKYYSKEFSKFLNDDVKYTAQFTHLDLENESPDEWVKISVKLIVG; encoded by the coding sequence TTGAGAAATCCTGAAAATGGGAAAATAGCAATGTTCAAGATACCTAGAGAAAACCGTGGAGAACATTGGGCTGAAAAAGTTTGCAGTGAAATTGCTAAGGTAATTGGGTTTGAGTGTGCCGAAGTAGATATTGCTAGGAGAAATGGTGCGATCGGCTGTCTAAGTTATTTTTTTGTGAATAAGAGTGCTGGCTATAATCATTATGACGGGGGGAATTTCTTTCCTGTAAATTATGATTACGAAAAAAATAATGGTTATAATATTCAGCTGATTTTTGAGGTCTTGAGTAGATTTGATCTGTTTATGGATTTTCTAAAGATAATAGTTTTTGACGCATTAGTTGGTAATGGTGATAGACATCAAGATAATTGGGGGATCACTAGACATGAGAAACATGATGAAGAGTTTATCTCTCCTCTTTACGATAATAGTGCAAGCCTAGGAAGAGAACTAACTGATGAAGTGGCAAAGAATTATAATTCGTCGGAGAGTGACTTTCTTCGTTTTATATATAGAGGAAAAGGGAAAATAGGTTGGCTCGATAAGAAAAAAGAAAATCATTTCCTTATGTTAAAAAGGCTACTAAGTATATTTCCTGCTGAGGTTAAAAATAATATTGATAAAATAAATTCATTAACTGATGATGAAATTGAAAGAATTGTTACTGGTATCCCTGAAGATGTGATTACTAAGAATCAAAAATGTTTTGTTATAAATTACATTAAAAAAAGAAAAGAAATTATTCTAAAAATTGGTGATAAAATGAATAAAGAAATCGATAATTTATTGATGATATGGAAAGATGAAGAATCTAGAAGTCGTTTTGTTGTTGGGGAATTGAAATATAACTCTGAATCCGATACTTATATTTTTAAATATAAAAAACCTGAAGTTTATGAAGCGAAGAAGAACGGATTTAAAGATTACCCTAACTTTCCAAATATAGATGTAATTTATAAATCAGAGGGGAAATTGTTCGTTAGCATTAAAAATCGTTTGCCTAAGCCTAAAAGAAAAGATTATCCACAAATATTAGATCGTTATGGTTTAGAATCTACTGCTACAGAATTAGAGATCCTCGAAGCAACACGTGGAAGGTTAGCAACAGACAACTTTGAATTTATACAGAGCATTAAGTATAAAAAAGATTCTCCTTTTGAGGTTGTATTTGATTTAGCAGGTGCCAGATATGGGGAAATTCAAGAAAATGCTGATAAAATCAATATTGATGATCAGGTTAAACTCGAATCCGAACCAGATAATCAATATGATGAGTATGCTGTTGCAGTTTTTACAAAAGATAATAAACGAATTGGATATGTACCAAAATACTATTCCAAAGAGTTTTCAAAGTTTTTAAATGATGATGTAAAGTACACAGCTCAATTCACGCATTTAGATTTAGAAAATGAATCTCCTGACGAATGGGTCAAAATTTCGGTTAAATTAATAGTTGGTTAA
- a CDS encoding DUF3383 family protein, whose product MPLSDVTVKIDLVKPSSLKGLGTPLILAKVDGHNTYKEYGSLESIKKDYAETTATYKKAAAIFAQGDNAPSKVAIGTYGGTESPKGGATTAETFSIRNAFDEYFDNDWHFLILADATADERLEAAKAMEEKSYKFIVLQVTDREEVTSYKGKDRTIVFYHPINDEHPDAGLVGSVASQTVGSVTWKFKNIVGITPQDIKADELKKLHTEGAIAYVTKAGHNETSEGITASGEYIDVLHGKDWVKLNIETSIQSAFSNNGRIPFSNAGFTLLSVQVTNVLQTAFANGIVAEDADGQPVYSISTKTRDQITDENRKNRVYDGLSFTFELAGAVHSAEITGEISI is encoded by the coding sequence ATGCCACTTAGTGACGTTACAGTCAAAATTGACTTAGTGAAACCGTCCAGTCTTAAAGGATTGGGAACACCTCTGATTCTAGCAAAGGTAGACGGTCACAACACATATAAAGAATACGGCTCTTTAGAATCTATTAAGAAAGATTATGCAGAAACCACAGCAACATATAAAAAGGCTGCGGCTATCTTTGCGCAGGGTGACAATGCACCGTCAAAGGTTGCAATCGGTACTTATGGAGGTACTGAATCACCGAAGGGTGGAGCGACTACAGCAGAGACATTCTCCATCCGTAATGCGTTTGATGAGTATTTCGACAATGACTGGCACTTCTTGATTCTTGCTGATGCGACAGCGGACGAAAGGCTGGAAGCGGCAAAAGCGATGGAAGAGAAGTCATATAAATTTATAGTATTACAGGTAACTGATCGTGAAGAGGTTACTTCTTATAAAGGCAAGGACCGTACAATCGTTTTCTATCATCCGATAAATGACGAGCATCCAGACGCTGGACTCGTTGGTTCGGTTGCTTCTCAAACGGTTGGATCGGTAACTTGGAAGTTTAAAAATATCGTAGGCATCACGCCTCAAGATATTAAGGCAGATGAGCTGAAGAAGCTACACACAGAAGGAGCTATTGCTTATGTAACTAAAGCTGGCCACAATGAGACATCTGAGGGCATTACTGCATCTGGGGAATATATCGACGTGCTACACGGAAAAGATTGGGTGAAATTGAATATTGAAACATCTATTCAATCAGCATTCTCAAACAACGGCAGAATTCCATTCTCGAATGCTGGTTTTACATTGCTTAGTGTACAGGTTACAAACGTTCTGCAAACAGCTTTTGCAAATGGCATCGTTGCTGAAGATGCAGACGGGCAGCCAGTGTATTCAATCAGCACTAAAACCCGTGATCAAATTACAGATGAAAACAGAAAAAATCGTGTATACGACGGTCTGTCATTTACTTTTGAGCTGGCTGGTGCGGTTCATTCTGCTGAAATCACTGGTGAAATATCAATTTAA
- a CDS encoding DUF4355 domain-containing protein: protein MNIEEIRQFFEQNKENEEVQTFLGELSAVSADKVKGFLETEEGKKLLQPRLDQHFTKGLETWKANNLEKIIKDEVSKRNPAKTPEQIEVEKLRKEIEAERAARNRETLVNKALKFADEKKLPKGLIDFFIGENEEATIENLSKLEESFNSALQNAVEAKFKESGRSIERGNGSAHSTGVDITQLANQASIRK from the coding sequence ATGAATATTGAAGAAATCAGACAGTTTTTTGAGCAAAATAAAGAGAATGAAGAAGTACAAACGTTTCTAGGGGAACTATCAGCCGTGTCAGCGGACAAGGTGAAAGGATTCTTGGAAACGGAAGAAGGAAAAAAGCTTCTACAACCAAGATTGGACCAACACTTCACCAAAGGTCTTGAGACATGGAAGGCTAACAATCTTGAAAAGATAATTAAGGATGAAGTATCAAAGCGAAATCCTGCAAAGACACCCGAACAAATTGAAGTTGAGAAGCTAAGAAAAGAAATAGAGGCTGAAAGAGCGGCCCGCAATAGAGAAACATTAGTCAATAAAGCCTTGAAGTTTGCTGATGAAAAAAAGCTTCCTAAAGGACTTATTGACTTTTTTATTGGTGAAAACGAAGAAGCGACAATCGAAAATCTTAGCAAGCTTGAAGAGTCATTCAATTCAGCTTTGCAAAATGCGGTAGAAGCGAAATTCAAAGAATCGGGCCGCTCGATTGAGCGCGGGAATGGCTCCGCTCATTCAACCGGTGTAGATATTACACAACTTGCAAATCAAGCAAGCATTAGAAAATAA
- the terS gene encoding phage terminase small subunit, whose protein sequence is MADKHIQAQKDYVKGMKYKDLAEKYGVSINTIKSWKKRHGWERKKGAPNEKSVHTKKGGQPGNKNAVGNSDGAPPRNQNAKTHGFYSKHMPADAFEIMQDIQEFSPVDMLWEQIQIQFTAIVRAQKIMFVESKDEMIKELKKKKSVVSDAADIEEEEYEFQFAWDRHATFLNAQSRAMSELRSLIKQFEGLAHETDERRFKLEQMRLNIEKTKKSIDSGKESNKENKIATMLQKMVNEHWN, encoded by the coding sequence ATGGCAGACAAGCACATTCAGGCGCAGAAAGATTACGTCAAAGGTATGAAATACAAGGACCTTGCCGAGAAATACGGGGTGTCGATCAACACCATAAAATCGTGGAAAAAGCGGCATGGTTGGGAAAGGAAAAAGGGTGCACCCAATGAAAAAAGTGTGCACACAAAAAAAGGTGGGCAACCCGGCAACAAAAACGCTGTAGGAAATAGCGACGGTGCTCCACCAAGAAACCAAAACGCAAAGACACACGGCTTTTACTCAAAGCACATGCCGGCAGATGCGTTTGAAATCATGCAGGACATTCAGGAGTTTTCGCCAGTAGACATGCTGTGGGAGCAAATACAGATTCAATTTACTGCAATCGTAAGAGCACAGAAGATCATGTTCGTTGAAAGTAAAGACGAAATGATCAAAGAGCTTAAAAAGAAAAAGTCAGTCGTTTCAGATGCCGCTGATATTGAGGAAGAAGAATACGAATTCCAGTTTGCATGGGATAGGCATGCTACTTTTCTAAATGCTCAATCTAGGGCAATGTCAGAGCTTAGAAGTTTGATAAAACAGTTTGAAGGGTTAGCTCATGAAACAGATGAAAGACGGTTTAAATTGGAGCAGATGCGCCTAAATATCGAAAAGACTAAAAAGTCCATTGACAGTGGCAAAGAAAGCAACAAAGAAAACAAAATAGCCACGATGCTTCAAAAGATGGTGAATGAACATTGGAATTGA